The following are from one region of the Vidua macroura isolate BioBank_ID:100142 chromosome 15, ASM2450914v1, whole genome shotgun sequence genome:
- the LOC128815074 gene encoding protocadherin alpha-6-like yields MGERWCAAVLRVLVLQAAWALAGGQVRYSVAEEAKAGTVVGRLAQDLGLEAGEAEARRLRLVAQGRRASVEVSGASGALLVSSRLDREELCGKSAPCALRLEVLLERPLRVFHVELEVTDINDNAPIFPAARKNLSIAESSLPGSRFPLEGASDADIGVNAQLSYTLSPSEHFSLDLQKTEVDGESLFLVLRKPLDRETTPVHRLVLTATDGGRPSLSGTMELVISVLDANDNAPQFNQSVYKVQLPENAEHGTLVIKLNAMDLDVGSNSNISYSLETLFPQDGKDVFAIDRKSGEIRLRKDLDFEDVSLYRLQVGATDQGNPPLSGHCKVVLEVLDVNDNAPEVRVTSLSVPVAEDASVGTVVALLSVSDRDSGENGRVRCWVWPASPFGLEATFAGSYSLVLREALDRERVSEYEVEVRAEDGGAPALRASRGLRVPVSDVNDNAPAFAQAVYTVLARENNAAGAELARLWARDPDEAGNGRVSYSVWEGGAGGGGWRAASSYVSVDAESGRLWALRPLDYEELQVLQFEVRAVDAGEPPLCGNATVQLFVLDENDNAPALLPPAGSAPEAGGVAAAEAAAAAAAGAGSESGTLWAWAAWGAPAGQVVAKIRAVDADSGYNAWLRYELWEPRGKGPFRVGLYSGEVSTARALDEADGPRQRLLIVVRDHGEPARSATATLSVSLVEAAEAAAAAAAGSSSSSVSRSALGVELGPGAASAATNVWLVVAICAVSSLFLLAVVLYGASRWAPRAAVLSGPGPTTLVCASEVGSWSYSQRHSRSLCVADGAAKSDLMVFSPNFPPPPPGPAPKDTQPEPSALLDTVSGPSFIPFSAPFHPPS; encoded by the coding sequence atggGAGAGCGCTGGTGTGCGGCGGTGCTGcgggtgctggtgctgcaggcgGCCTGGGCGCTGGCGGGCGGGCAGGTGCGCTACTCGGTGGCGGAGGAAGCCAAGGCCGGCACGGTGGTGGGCCGTCTGGCGCAGGACCTGGGCCTGGAGGCGGGCGAGGCGGAGGCGCGGCGGCTGCGGCTGGTGGCGCAGGGCCGGCGGGCGAGCGTGGAGGTGAGCGGGGCGAGCGGCGCGCTGCTGGTGAGCTCGCGGCTCGACCGGGAGGAGCTGTGCGGCAAGAGCGCGCCGTGCGCGCTGcgcctggaggtgctgctggagcggCCGCTGCGCGTCTTCCATGTGGAGCTGGAGGTCACCGACATCAACGACAATGCCCCCATCTTCCCCGCCGCCCGCAAAAACCTCAGCATCGCGGAATCGTCTCTGCCGGGGTCTCGTTTCCCGCTGGAGGGCGCGTCGGATGCGGATATCGGAGTGAACGCGCAGCTCTCCTACACACTCAGCCCCAGCGAGCATTTCTCTCTGGATTTGCAAAAAACGGAGGTGGACGGTGAATCCTTATTCCTGGTACTCAGGAAACCTCTGGACCGCGAGACGACTCCCGTGCACCGGTTGGTGCTGACAGCGACTGACGGGGGCCGGCCGTCTCTGAGTGGGACAATGGAGCTGGTGATCTCCGTGCTGGACGCGAATGACAACGCGCCCCAGTTCAACCAATCAGTGTATAAAGTGCAGCTACCAGAAAATGCAGAACATGGCACCTTAGTAATCAAACTAAATGCCATGGATTTAGATGTGGGGTCAAACAGCAATATCTCGTATTCCCTCGAGACTCTGTTCCCTCAGGATGGAAAAGACGTTTTTGCAATCGATAGAAAAAGCGGAGAGATTCGACTAAGGAAGGATTTAGACTTTGAGGATGTTAGCCTTTACCGCCTGCAAGTGGGTGCTACAGATCAAGGAAACCCTCCACTTTCGGGTCACTGCAAGGtggtgctggaggtgctggacgTGAACGACAACGCGCCGGAGGTGCGGGTGACGTCGCTGTCGGTGCCGGTGGCGGAGGACGCGTCGGTGGGGACGGTGGTGGCCCTGCTGAGCGTGTCGGACCGGGACTCGGGGGAGAACGGGCGCGTGCGGTGCTGGGTGTGGCCGGCGTCGCCGTTCGGTCTGGAGGCGACGTTCGCGGGCTCGTACTCGCTGGTGCTGCGCGAGGCGCTGGACCGGGAGCGGGTGTCGGAGTACGAGGTGGAGGTGCGTGCGGAGGACGGCGGGGCGCCGGCGCTGCGCGCCAGCCGCGGGCTGCGGGTGCCGGTGTCGGACGTGAACGACAACGCGCCCGCGTTCGCGCAGGCCGTGTACACGGTGCTGGCGCGGGAGAACAacgcggcgggcgcggagctGGCGCGGCTGTGGGCGCGGGACCCGGACGAGGCGGGCAACGGGCGCGTCAGCTACTCGGTGTGGgagggcggcgcgggcggcggcggctggcGGGCGGCGTCGAGCTACGTGTCGGTGGACGCGGAGAGCGGGCGTCTGTGGGCGCTGCGGCCCCTGGACTacgaggagctgcaggtgctgcagttCGAGGTGCGCGCGGTGGACGCGGGGGAGCCGCCGCTGTGCGGCAACGCCACGGTGCAGCTCTTCGTGCTGGACGAGAACGACAACGCGCCCGCGCTGCTGCCGCCCGCGGGCTCGGCACCGGAGGCGGGCGGCGTGGCGgcagcggaggcggcggcggcggcggcggcgggcgcgggctCGGAGTCGGGCACGCTGTGGGCGTGGGCGGCGTGGGGGGCGCCGGCGGGGCAGGTGGTGGCGAAGATCCGCGCCGTGGACGCCGACTCGGGCTACAACGCGTGGCTGCGCTACGAGCTGTGGGAGCCGCGGGGCAAGGGCCCGTTCCGCGTGGGGCTCTACAGCGGCGAGGTGAGCACGGCGCGGGCGCTGGACGAGGCGGACGGGCCTCGCCAGAGGCTGCTGATCGTCGTGCGCGACCACGGCGAGCCGGCGCGCTCGGCCACGGCCACGCTCAGCGTGTCGCTGGTCGAGGCcgccgaggcggcggcggccgcggccgcgggaTCCTCGTCGTCGTCGGTGTCGCGGTCGGCGCTGGGCGTGGAGCTCGGCCCCGGCGCGGCGAGCGCGGCGACCAACGTGTGGCTGGTGGTGGCCATCTGCGCGGTGTCCAGCCTCTTCCTGCTGGCCGTGGTGCTGTACGGGGCGTCGCGCTGGGCGCCGCGGGCGGCCGTGCTCTCGGGGCCCGGGCCCACGACGCTCGTGTGCGCCAGCGAAGTGGGCAGCTGGTCGTACTCGCAGCGCCACAGCCGCAGCCTGTGCGTGGCGGATGGCGCGGCCAAGAGCGACCTCATGGTTTTCAGCCCCAACTTccctccgccgccgcccggccccgcgcccaaGGACACGCAGCCGGAGCCCTCCGCTCTCCTCGACACGGTCAGTGGTCCTTCCTTCAttcccttctctgctccttttcATCCGCCCTCCTGA